A genomic segment from Thermotoga neapolitana DSM 4359 encodes:
- a CDS encoding ABC transporter ATP-binding protein, producing MKVLELKNVSVRYRTEKGFVRAVENVSFDLEKGETLGLVGESGCGKSTLGFAIMKLLPEGTIVEGSIKVDGIDVSSLSNEEMRKIRGSKVSMIFQDPMTSLNPILRIGDHFVEMILTHRPDLSEEEARELAASALEDVGINRNRLRDYPFQFSGGMRQRVMIALSIVLNPAVLIADEPTTSLDVIVQAQIMELLEKLSREHSTSMILITHDMGLVAEAADRIGVMYAGHLVELATKERIFTEPLHPYTVALLESIPNTDINDRELKYIPGSPPDLSNPPKGCRFAPRCEKAMKICREKEPPEFEVDGTRVKCWLYGGDRNGSD from the coding sequence ATGAAGGTGCTCGAATTGAAGAACGTAAGCGTGAGGTATCGAACGGAGAAGGGTTTTGTAAGGGCTGTTGAGAATGTTTCTTTCGACCTGGAGAAGGGAGAAACGCTGGGACTTGTTGGTGAGTCCGGCTGTGGAAAATCGACCCTCGGCTTTGCCATCATGAAACTTCTTCCAGAGGGAACCATCGTGGAAGGAAGTATAAAGGTGGACGGAATAGATGTTTCTTCGCTGTCGAACGAGGAGATGAGGAAAATCAGAGGTTCGAAGGTTTCCATGATATTCCAGGATCCGATGACATCGCTCAACCCAATCCTCAGAATAGGAGACCACTTTGTGGAGATGATACTCACACACAGGCCCGATCTCAGTGAAGAAGAGGCCAGAGAACTTGCGGCTAGTGCCCTTGAAGACGTTGGTATAAACAGAAACAGGTTGAGGGATTATCCGTTTCAGTTCAGCGGCGGCATGAGGCAGAGGGTGATGATCGCTCTCTCCATAGTTCTGAATCCAGCCGTTCTGATAGCGGACGAGCCCACAACGTCTCTGGACGTGATCGTACAGGCCCAGATAATGGAGCTACTTGAGAAACTCTCCAGAGAACACAGCACATCCATGATACTGATAACCCACGACATGGGACTGGTCGCCGAAGCGGCAGATAGAATCGGTGTGATGTACGCAGGCCATCTGGTGGAACTGGCAACCAAGGAAAGGATCTTCACCGAGCCCCTTCATCCCTACACAGTGGCACTGCTGGAGTCCATACCGAACACCGATATAAACGACAGGGAACTGAAGTACATACCTGGCTCTCCCCCCGATCTGTCGAATCCACCGAAGGGTTGTAGATTCGCTCCAAGGTGTGAAAAGGCGATGAAGATCTGTCGAGAAAAAGAGCCTCCGGAGTTCGAAGTGGACGGAACGCGTGTGAAATGCTGGCTCTATGGAGGAGATCGGAATGGCTCTGATTGA
- the zwf gene encoding glucose-6-phosphate dehydrogenase, with protein sequence MRCRLGLKECPKNDAGILRCFPKIEQPFGMVIFGASGDLTKRKLVPALNRLFEAEILPERFFVLGAARTRMGDEEFRSRFNTQPDLLKRFSYTRVDYQNPDTFKSLKRVVDDLMKRFGVRNLIFYLSVPPDVYVPIIENLSKAGLNTETSRIVIEKPFGKDLKSARELEQVLQRSFGEHQIFRIDHYLGKETVQNILVFRFANFIFEEIWNNKFVDHVQITIAEGIGVEHRAGYFENTGLLRDIFQNHMLQILALITMEPPSSFNGESFRSERVKLLRSIRPFPVEDLENWIVRGQYGRGTVNGRVVPAYREEPGVSKNSSVETFVAMKLFIDNWRWSGVPFYLRAGKRLPKKVTEVAVVFKRIPHSIFPNVPSKDLEPNTIIFTIQPNEAISLEFQVKRPCPGMTPQLLSMDFRYEDYFGVKLPDAYERLLLDVILGDTTLFMRRDDLEVSWELLDPVLKAWESDPVRFEPHIYPSGTWGPKEADLLIERDGRRWRRP encoded by the coding sequence ATGAGGTGCAGACTGGGACTGAAAGAATGCCCGAAAAACGATGCGGGAATCCTTCGTTGTTTTCCAAAAATCGAACAACCCTTTGGAATGGTGATATTCGGTGCTTCGGGTGATCTGACGAAACGAAAACTCGTTCCGGCACTGAACAGGTTGTTTGAAGCCGAAATCTTACCGGAGCGCTTCTTTGTTCTCGGTGCAGCAAGAACGAGGATGGGTGATGAGGAATTCAGATCCAGATTCAACACCCAGCCCGATCTTCTGAAACGCTTCAGCTACACAAGGGTAGACTATCAAAACCCCGATACCTTTAAGTCGCTGAAAAGAGTCGTTGACGACCTCATGAAAAGATTCGGAGTCAGGAATTTGATCTTCTACCTCTCTGTTCCACCCGATGTGTACGTTCCCATAATCGAAAACCTCTCAAAGGCCGGCTTGAACACAGAAACATCCCGCATTGTGATAGAAAAACCGTTTGGAAAGGACCTGAAATCCGCAAGAGAACTGGAGCAGGTGCTTCAGAGATCCTTTGGTGAACACCAGATATTCAGGATCGATCATTACCTTGGAAAGGAAACCGTTCAAAACATCCTGGTGTTCAGGTTCGCAAACTTCATATTCGAGGAGATATGGAACAACAAGTTCGTGGATCACGTTCAGATCACGATAGCAGAGGGTATCGGTGTGGAACACAGGGCGGGATATTTTGAAAACACAGGACTTCTCAGAGACATCTTTCAAAACCACATGCTTCAGATCCTCGCACTCATCACCATGGAACCTCCTTCTTCCTTCAACGGGGAAAGCTTCAGAAGTGAAAGGGTGAAACTTCTCAGATCTATCAGACCGTTTCCCGTGGAAGATCTCGAAAACTGGATCGTCAGGGGACAGTACGGAAGAGGAACTGTGAACGGAAGAGTCGTTCCCGCTTATAGAGAAGAGCCGGGGGTGTCGAAGAATTCCAGTGTCGAAACGTTTGTTGCCATGAAACTCTTCATAGACAACTGGAGATGGAGCGGCGTGCCCTTCTACCTGAGGGCGGGAAAGCGACTTCCAAAGAAAGTGACGGAGGTGGCGGTGGTTTTCAAGAGGATTCCGCACTCGATATTCCCCAACGTACCCTCAAAAGACCTCGAACCCAACACGATCATTTTCACCATACAACCAAACGAGGCGATCTCTCTGGAGTTTCAGGTGAAAAGACCATGTCCCGGTATGACCCCTCAACTTCTCAGTATGGACTTCAGATACGAGGACTACTTCGGAGTGAAACTCCCGGACGCCTACGAAAGACTTCTTCTGGATGTGATACTCGGGGATACGACGCTTTTCATGAGAAGGGATGATCTTGAAGTCTCATGGGAACTCCTCGATCCTGTTTTGAAGGCATGGGAGAGCGATCCGGTGCGCTTCGAACCTCACATCTATCCATCCGGAACCTGGGGCCCGAAGGAAGCAGATCTTCTCATAGAAAGGGATGGCAGAAGATGGCGAAGACCGTGA
- a CDS encoding ABC transporter permease translates to MWYYYEKRKARSGTVISERIFKPAFKLFKRRTGLLAFIGMVILLFYVFLAIFAPLIAPYDPTVRVGRSLQPPSEKHLFGTDNLGRDIFSRVIYGSRIALMVAFFAVLIASAIGIPLGLLSGYIGGIFDRVLTLVMDAIYSFPGLILAIAVAAVLGPGIMNIAVSIAVVYAPTYFRVVRNQVASVKNELYVEAARALGARDWEILVKYVLPNVLPSVVVVLSMNLADAIMTEAGLSFLGLGIAPPTPDWGFDLSNGQRFILSRAWWGVLFPGLAIITSVLGFSMFSEGMSEIINPNVGERSK, encoded by the coding sequence ATGTGGTATTATTATGAAAAAAGAAAAGCGAGGTCGGGGACAGTGATCTCTGAAAGAATCTTTAAACCAGCCTTCAAATTGTTCAAGCGACGAACAGGTTTGCTGGCTTTCATTGGAATGGTCATTCTTCTGTTCTACGTCTTTCTTGCAATCTTTGCACCGCTCATCGCACCCTATGATCCCACCGTTCGTGTGGGAAGGTCCCTTCAACCTCCTTCTGAGAAGCACCTGTTCGGAACGGACAACCTTGGTCGTGACATCTTCAGCAGGGTTATATACGGCTCAAGGATCGCCCTCATGGTGGCGTTCTTTGCCGTTCTCATAGCGTCTGCCATAGGTATTCCTCTGGGACTCCTTTCCGGTTACATCGGAGGTATTTTTGATCGCGTTTTGACTCTAGTGATGGACGCTATCTACTCTTTTCCTGGTCTGATCCTTGCCATAGCGGTCGCAGCAGTGCTGGGACCGGGGATAATGAACATAGCCGTTTCCATAGCCGTTGTCTATGCTCCCACCTATTTCAGGGTGGTCAGGAACCAGGTTGCAAGCGTGAAAAACGAACTCTACGTGGAGGCGGCAAGAGCCCTCGGTGCGAGGGACTGGGAGATCCTCGTGAAATACGTGCTTCCCAACGTGCTTCCCTCTGTTGTGGTGGTCCTCTCCATGAACCTTGCGGATGCGATCATGACGGAAGCAGGTCTCAGCTTCCTTGGACTTGGAATAGCACCTCCCACCCCGGACTGGGGATTCGATCTGAGCAACGGTCAGAGGTTCATCCTGAGCAGGGCCTGGTGGGGCGTTCTGTTTCCTGGTCTTGCCATCATCACGTCCGTTCTTGGCTTTTCCATGTTCAGCGAGGGAATGAGTGAGATCATAAACCCGAACGTTGGGGAGAGAAGCAAATGA
- the pgl gene encoding 6-phosphogluconolactonase — protein sequence MAKTVIYVLDEGYIEFAVEKIHGKLKKLLEEKERIYVVLAGGKTPLPVYERLADLNLPWNRIHFFLSDERYVPLDSDQSNFKNINGVLFSRIEVPSENIHFVDTSLPVEKACERYEMEIRTAGQFDLSILGMGPDGHVASIFDPKTGKIERAVTFTPPSGDPMVPRITMTFRALNSSRYVLFLIRGKEKKNRLADILKGVPLSASFVKGREKTVWFVEE from the coding sequence ATGGCGAAGACCGTGATATACGTACTCGATGAAGGATACATCGAATTCGCTGTAGAAAAAATCCACGGAAAGTTGAAAAAACTCCTCGAAGAAAAAGAGAGGATCTATGTCGTTCTGGCAGGAGGGAAGACCCCTCTTCCCGTTTATGAAAGACTGGCAGATCTGAACCTCCCATGGAACCGCATTCATTTCTTCTTGAGCGATGAACGGTACGTTCCTCTCGACTCGGATCAGAGCAACTTCAAAAACATAAACGGGGTTCTTTTCAGTAGAATAGAAGTCCCCTCCGAAAACATCCACTTCGTTGATACCTCCCTTCCTGTTGAGAAAGCCTGTGAAAGGTACGAGATGGAGATAAGAACGGCAGGTCAATTCGATCTTTCCATCCTCGGAATGGGGCCTGATGGACACGTTGCCTCCATTTTCGATCCGAAGACGGGAAAGATTGAAAGAGCGGTAACCTTCACCCCGCCGTCTGGCGATCCGATGGTTCCAAGGATCACCATGACCTTCAGGGCTTTGAACTCCTCCCGGTACGTCCTTTTTCTCATCAGGGGAAAAGAGAAAAAGAACAGACTGGCCGACATCCTGAAAGGAGTACCACTTTCCGCAAGTTTCGTGAAAGGCAGAGAGAAAACCGTCTGGTTCGTGGAGGAATAA